CCGAGTACGTCGAGGCCCAGATGAGGGAGTTGATCTCCTTTCTGGAGGTGAACTGCGGCAAGAAGTTCGACCACGACCGCTTTAAGGAGGTGGCGGAGACGGCCCTCGAGGGCCTCTACCTCTGGGAGGATATCCTGGCCACCTGCGAAAACAGGCCCGCGCCAATGAGCTGTTTCGACGCATTCTTTTTTATCGCACCGATAGTGACCCTCAGGGGAACCAAGGAGTGCAACGAGTTTTATAGAAAGCTATTGGCCGAGCTCAAGCAGAGGGTGGAGGATAATATAGCCGCGGTCCCTAACGAAAAGATCAGGCTCCTCTGGGACAACATCCCGATATGGACGCGTCTCAGAGACCTCTCCGAGCTTTTCGCCTCCCACGGGGCGTGCCTTGTTGCGGATACCTATACAAACGCCTGGGCCAGGACGAAGATCGAGGGGGACGATCCGGTAAAGGGCCTTGGAAACGCCCTGCATAAGGCGTATCTCAACATAGATTTTCAGCAGATGATCAAAGAGGTGAAGGGGCTGATCAAGAGGTTTTCCGCCGACGGCTTTGTCATCCACTCCAACCGGTCCTGCAAGCCCTATTCCCTGGGGCAGTTCGACATGGCGAGGACCATCCAGGAGGAGTTGGACATCCCGACCATAATCATCGAGGCCGACCAGACGGACGACAGGGTCTTTTCAGAGGAGCAGACCAAGACCAGGGTCGAGGCGTTTATCGAGACGGTCACCGAAAAGATTAAAAAGGCCTTGTGAATCTATTGATTATGATCGATCACTCCTCGGCGTGAAGTTTTCGAGGGGATCGAATATATCGGTCGATCATTTCTCGGTGTGAAGCTTTCGATGGAATCGAATATATTTGTCAAAGCTTATCGATGATAAACGTCAGGCTTTTTGGCGGCCTAAAGCAGCACACGGGCGGAGCAAAGAGGATCGAGCTTGCGTTCGAGGACGTCAAGAGCGTCGAAGATATTCTGCATACCATGAGAATTCCAAAGGGAGAGGTGGGCCAGGTCCTAATCAACGGCACTCCCATGGAATCTTCCCGAACTTTCAATGATACCGTTTCAGATGGCGATGAGGTGGATTTCTATCCTATCTCCGCAGGGGGATAGACGTTTATGAACGGGGGATACTTGAATAAAGTATTGCGGGTAAATCTTACCGAAGAAACAAGCAGAGTGGAGAGTCTCGAAGACGGCTTCATCAGGAAATACCTCGGCGGGAGGAGCCTCGCCCTTTATTACCTATTGAGGGAGACAGCCCCGGGCCTCGATCCCTTATCCGAAGAGATCCCGATCATTTTCGCGACCGGGGCGCTCACCGGAAACTCCGGCCCCGCAATACCGAGGTATACCGTCGTCACGAAGTCCCCGCTGACGGGGGGCCTCGGGGCCTCGGAGGCGGGCGGCTTCTGGGGGCCGGAGCTCAAGTTTGCCGGGTACGACGCCCTGATAGTGGAGGGTAGGGCGAAAAAGCCGGTCTATATTTGGATTAAGGACGACGCCGTCGAGATAAAAGACGCGGGGAAAGTCTGGGGCCTCGGGACATACGAGGCACAGAATCTGATAAAGGAGGAGGTGGGGGAAAAGAGGGCCAGGATCGCGATTATCGGACCGGCCGGGGAAAACCTGGTCAGGTTCGCCAACGTCGGAAACGAGCTCGGCCACTACAACGGCAGGAACGGCCTGGGCGCCGTCATGGGGAGCAAGAATCTGAAGGCTGTGGCGGTAAGAGGGTCGGGAAAGCTAATGGTCTTCGACGAGAAGAGGCTAAAAGGTATCGCCCGGGAGTTCGCGAAGAGTTTCAAGGAAAACAGCCTCGGAAACACCCTCTTTGAATACGGCACTACTGCGACTGTGGAGGCCCTCGCCGGATTCGGGGCGCTCCCCACCCGGAACTGGGATACCGGGGTCTTTGAGGGGGTCGAGAACCTCTTTGCCGACGTATACAACGAGAAGCTGTTGATCGGGAGGAAGGGGTGTTACGCCTGTCCTATCAGATGCAAGAGGGTCGTCGATGTAAAGGACGAGAGGTTCTCGGTGAATTCCGAATACGGCGGGCCGGAGTACGAGACTATCGGGGCGCTGGGGTCGAACATGGGGATAGACGACCTGAACGTGGTCGCCAAGGGAAACGAGCTTGCCAATCACTACGGGCTTGACACAATCTCCCTGGGCATGACAATCTCCTTTGCGGCGAAGTGCTTCGAGGAGGGGATTATTACGGAGGAGGACACGGGGGGTCTCAGGCTCAGGTTCGGGGACGCCGATTCGTTCCTGAAGGCGATAGAGCTTATAGCGAAAAGGGAGGGCTTCGGCGACCTGATGGCGGAGGGCACAGCAAGGATGGCGGAGAAGATAGGGAGAGGCTCGGAGAAGTTTACACTCACCGTCAAGGGGCAGGAGGCCCCAATGCACGACCCGAGGACAAAAATCAGCGTCGGAATCGCCTACGCCACATCGGACATAGGGATCGACCACATGGTCGCCCCCCACGACGGATTTTTTACCGATTCCGAGTCTTGGTCGTTTAATAACGCAAGGAGGCTGGGAATCAAAGAGCCGACGGGGCTTTTCGATATGACAAAGACGAAGGTGAAAAACTTCGCCATTTTAAACCGCTATTATAGAATGATAGACGTGATAGGGTGCTGCTGCTTCGGCTTCGCCCCCAGAGGCCCGATGGATATCGAAACGTTTCTGGATATGATAAACGCGATAACGGGATGGGATACCGACTTCGAGGAGCTTCTGAAGTGCGGCGAGAGGTCGCTAACGATGTCGAGGATATACAACTTCAGGGAGGGATTCACCGAAAAAGACGATACCCTCCCCAAGAAGTTTTACGAGAAGATGGCCGATGGACCTTACAAGGGGAAGCTTGCCATCGACGGGGACAAGTTCGCCGAGCTGGTAAGGTTGTTTTACGAGGATCTCAACTGGGAGGGGGAGACGGGCCGTCCGACGAAGGAGGCGGTTGAGTCCCTCGGCCTCTCCGATTTGATCTGATCAGAATCGCTTTTGGCATTATATACATAGAGACGGTTTTAATGTAGGTGCGATGGTCATGTGGAATCCGGGACTTTTAAATGGAATGCGGAGTGATTCAAGGCTGTGTCAAAGGTAAAAGGGACTTTTTATGAGAATTGCGGTAATATCCGATGTCCACGGCAACCTTCCAGCCCTTAAGGTTTTTTTTGATCATATAGACAAGCTGAAGATCGACAGGACCCTGTGTCTCGGCGATCTCGTGGGCTACAATCCCTGGCCGAACGAGTGTGTCGGGATGGTGAGGGAAGGAGGTATCCCGACCATCATGGGCAACCACGACAGGGTGGCGTCCGGGATCGAGGAGCCGGATCATTTCAACCTCGCCGCGAAAAGGGCGATACTCTGGACGAGAGAGGCCCTGAGCGGGGACAAACGGGACTGGCTCTCCAAACTCCCGGAGAGACTGCTCGTGAATAATCAAATTGTCCTGGTTCACGGCTCTCCGTCGAATCCGAACGAGTATATTTTCTCGGCCGATTCGGCCATCTATAACATGGAATTTATGACGGAGCAGTTCGGGGTGTCTCTCTGTTTTTTCGGGCACACCCATGTTGTGGCGGCTTATTCACTCAAATCGAAAGAGGTCTCTTTCCTTGAAGGGGATACGATAAATATCGAAGATGAAGTTCAGTATCTGATAAATCCGGGGAGCATCGGCCAGCCCAGGGACGGCGATCCCAGGGCCGCCTTCCTCATATTTGACGAGGAGGAGAAGAGAGTCGAGTTTCACCGCTTCCCGTACGATATTGATCGTGTGTACAAGGCGATAATTGACACGGGTCAGGATGAATTCTTGGGCAAGAGGCTTTATTTGGGGAGATAATGTTATACAGATGAAAAATCTCTTGATAAATTTCAGCTATAATGTTAAATTATCCATTAATAACCTGTTTCAGATTTTTTTAGGGAGGACTCAATGAAGAAGATAGCTATCCTGTTTTTCACATTCATGTTGGTTTTTGCCTTCTCATTTTCGGCCCTGGCCGCGGACGTAGCGGCGGATATTGCCGAGGCGGACACCCTTTATGACAAGGGGGATGTCGCATCCTATAAGGCGGCGGCGAAGCTTATGGAGCCTTACATCGGAAAGAACGAAGATGCAACATGGAGGTACGCCAGGGCCACCTACAGCACCGCGGTTCGTCTGACGGATGCAGCGACACAGGAGAAGATGTTTGAGAAGGCCTATAAGGCGGTCGAGCCCTACTTCAACAACGGCTCCAAGAATATAGGGACAAACTACTGGTTTGCCCTCTGCGCCGGGAAGTACGGAAAGATCAAGGGCGTTGTAAAGACGCTGTTTCTTGTCAAGCCGATGAAGAACGCCTGTAAAGAGGTAATCAAGCAGAATCCCGGATACGAGGACGGGGCGGCCCTTACCATCCTGGGCGCCATTGAGTACGAGGTCCCCGGGGGAGACAAAAAGCTTACCATCGACTACTGCACTAAGGCCCTGAAGTACGATCCGAACGCAATCGTTCCCAACATGTATCTGGCAAGGGCGTATTACAAGATGAAGGAATATCCTAAAGCCAAGGAGAGGCTCGAACACGTATTGAACAATTGCAAGGCCGTTACTAAGGACGAAAAAAAGGATATGGAAGAGGCGAAGGAGCTCCTTGAAAAGGTAAAAGAGAAAATGTCGTAATTAAATAGAATCGGATCGCAGATGTAAATCCAGGTTTACACCACCTTTTCAATGAATCGTTTTGACTGAAAAAAAGCTTGTAAATGATAATCTTCTGTGATAGATACAGTACAAAGTTATATAATTTTTTCAATAAGAAGGAGGACCTTATGAAAAAAGTTGCTGTTTTACTGTCTCTGGCCCTGATTATAGGCATTTGTTGTGTCCCGGCGTTTGCCGAGGATAACAAAGAAATAATAGCCAAAGCGGACGAGTTATATGATGCCGGAACCTTGGCGTCATATAAAGAGGCAAAGACGCTCCTGGAGCCGCTGATCGGAAAGGACGAGGAGGCTACGTGGAAGTTTTCCAGGGCTTCTTATCAGATTGGAGTAAGGACGACAAACAAGGAAACGAGAAAGGCTATTTTCGAGAAGTCCTTCAAGGCCGTAGAAGCTTACATTAACGCCGGCTCCACCGTTCCCGGCACCAACTACTGGTATGCCTTGAACGCGGGTCAGTACGGGAAGCTCAAGGGCGTGCTGAAGAGCCTTTTCCTTGTAAAGCCGATGAAAAAGGCGTGCAACAACGTTATTGCAAAAGACCCCGGCTTTGAGGACGGCTCCGCATACACGGTCCTCGGCGCCATCGAGTACGAGGTCCCCGGAGGCGATCTTGACAAGTGCATCACCCTCTGCAAGAAGAAACTGGGATACGAACCCGACGATATGACGGCGAATTTGTACCTCGGCAAGACCTATTACAAGAAGAAAGATTACGCCACCGCAAAGAAGTATATCGAGCACATGATTGCCACGGCAAAGCCGAAGACCGCCAACGACAAGGAAGACGTTGCGGAGGCCAAAGAGCTCCTCATCGAGATAAACAAGAAGCTGGCAAAATAATTGCGGCAAATGGATCGACTGTAAAAAGTAATGGGGGGCTTTGTTTAAAAGCCCCCCCGTTTTAAATCATTTGAGAATAGTTGAGGATCAAGGATGGACATCATTAAGAAGGCCGTCAAAGAGGGCCAAAAGAGCCTCTCGGAGCATGAGTCGAAGCTGTTTCTGAAATCGTACGGGATAACCGTAACGAAGGAGGAGCTGGCGTCTTCCCCTGAGGAGGCGATAAAGATCGCAAAGGAGATAGGATACCCGGTGGTGCTTAAAGGGAACTCCCCGGAGCTTACCCACAAGACGGAGATGAATGTCGTCGAGCTGAACCTGTCAAACGACGACGAGGTCAGAGCGGCCTACGACAGGATCATGAAGACGGGCGTCGTGCCGAAGGGCGGGATACTCGTTCAGGAGATGATAAAGGGACAGCGGGAGCTCGTTATAGGACTCACCCGCGATCCCCAGTTCGGCCCCTGCGTCATGTTCGGCCTCGGCGGAATATATACCGAGATCCTGAAGGATGTCTCGTTTCGGGTTGCGCCCCTCACGGAGTACGACGCAATGCAGATGATGGAAGAGATAAGTGCCAAGAAGATCCTCGATGAGTTCAGGGGAAAGCCTGCCGTAAATAAAAAGCTCCTCGCCGAGGCCCTCATCAGCGTCGGAAAGATAGGCCTGGAGCACGAGGCGGTGAAGGAGATAGATATAAATCCGTTAATCATCCTGGGAGACAAGCCGATCGCCGTAGACGCCCTCGTTATCCTTGGGAACGGAAAAGATAAGTAGGGAGTCTTTTCATCCGCCTTTTGCCTTTGCCTTCTGAAGGTTGGTTTGTGAAAAAGCCGTCTGTGACAAAGTATGGAGCTTTTCATCCATCTTTTACCTCAGGCGGTTTTGTGTTTTCAATGCTTTAATACTTGATGAGCGTAAAATCGGGATAGTGGTGTAATGAGTGTAGTGGGAATGGGAGCGGGGTGATCGTAAAAGGAGATCAGGGCTTTATTACGCTGCAAGCTGTAACATGAATTCTTTGGGGTGCTACCACATTACGGAGGCACGGGGCCGACCGCCGATTGGGCCGGCATTTTAGGGAGGGGGGCAGTTGGTTTATAAAATTTTTAAATATCCAAACATCCGGCGTCATGGCCGGTTTTTTATTGGTGAAAGGTCGTCGGAATCACTTCTTTTTAAAAGGTACAAACTACGGGAAATCTCGAAGGTAGGGACGGCAGGCTTAAAAACCCTTTCGGTCTTCTCAATAACCGGCGGCGTATGGCGCCTCTCAAATTAGAAAAACGCGGTCGGCGACATTAGTAGAGGCTGTAAAACAACCGCCGTGACTCAATCTCCTCCGAGGTGCAAACTTAAAATAGTTGCGAAAGACAAGGGGCTTAAGCCCCTTGTAAAAGTAGATAATTAGACGCAAAGATAAAACGATGTGGTTAAGCCTCAGTATCGATATGAAATCACCAAAATCCCCGCCGTAGTCGTTAATCCCGCCCCCTCTCGATTCCTACAGGCGACCGATGGGTTGAGGCTACTTCAATCCGAGCATGACCTTCGCCTCCTCCACCGTGGCCGGCTCCCTGCCGAGATCCCTTGCGATTCTCACCATCCTTTCCACGAGCTGGGCGTTGCTCTCAGCCAAAACCCCCCGGGAGTAGTAGATGTTGTCCTCCATCCCCGTCCTGATGTTTCCTCCCATGGTCATCGCCATGACCGTCATCCTCAGCTGGTACCTCCCGATCGTTATGACCTGCCAGGTGGAGCCTTCCGGAATTTCATTAAGGAGCGTCATTATGTGTCTCGGGTCGGGCGGTATCCCCCCCATGATACCCATGACGAAGCTGAAGTGTACGGGCGTCTTCAGTATCCCCTTCTCCACAAGCTCCATGATGTTTGCGATGTGGCTTATGTCGTAGACCTCCACCTCGACCCCTATCCCCTGCTCGTTTAGGCCCGTGACGTACTTCTCGTTGAACCAGAGGGGATTTTCGAACGTGCTGGAGCCGTACTTTGTCCTGAACTCGAATGTCCCCGCGTTTATGGTGTGCATCTCCGCCTGGGGCGAAATGGTGAGGAGTCCGAGGCGCTGATCAAGGTTGGCAACCCTGATCTCTCCCTTCTCGTCGATGTAGGCGCCGATGCCGTTTCCTATCTGGCGGATGATGGGAGACTTCTCCCCGATCAGACTGAGCGCCTTGTTGTATATGTTCAGATCGGCCGTGTTGAAGCCGTCCGGCCCCCTCACGTGGAGGTGGAGCACCGCCGCCCCAGCGTTGTAACAGTCGAGCGCCGCCTGGGCCTGCTCCTCCGGCTGCTCCGGGATGTTCGGGTTCATCGGCTTTCCGTGGATCCCCCCGGTTATGGCCGCTGTTATAATAACTTTTTTGTCTGTAAGGATGTCCGGGTTCATTTTGGAGTTCTCCTCAATACAATTCTAAATTTAAACTTTGCCCCCGAGCGTGATGCTTGGAATCCTTAGGGTAGGCTGGGCGTCGGAGACCGGCACCCCCTGTCCGTCCTTCCCGCAGGTGCCGATTCCGTATCCGAGGTCGTTTCCGACCATGTCTATCTCCATCAGAACCTGTGGGCCGCTCCCTGTGAGGATTGCCCCCCTAACCGGCGGCCCCACCACTCCCCCCTCGATCATGTAGCCCTCCGAAACCTCAAAGACGAACTGGCCGTTCACTGTGTTGACCTGTCCGCCCCCCATCTTCTTTACAAGGAGACCCCTGTTAACCGAAGACAGTATCTCCTTCGGATCGGATTTCCCGGGAGCGATCATTGTATTGGTCATCCTCGGGATCGGCTTCTGCCTGTAGGACTCCCTCCTCCCGTTTCCGGTGGATTCTTTCCCCTCCCTTATCGCAGAGAGGTTGTCGTACATGAAGCTTACGAGCGTGCCCCCGTCCACGAGGATCGTCTTGCTTGAGGGCGTTCCCTCGTCGTCGAATAGAAACGACCCACGCTTGTTCGGGATGGTGGAGTCGTCGATTACCGTGATCAGCTCGGAGGCGACCTTTTCCCCGAGCCTCCCCGAGTAGACCGAGAGCTTCTTAGACGCCAGGTCCGCCTCGAGGCCGTGTCCCACCGCCTCGTGGATCATCGTCCCCCCCGCCTCGGAGGAGAGGACGACGGTCATCGTGCCGCCTGGGGCGCGGTCCGCCTTCAGCATAAGCCTGGCCCTGTTCGCGGCGATGAGCGCCACCTCCGCGGGCGACCTCTCGTCGAATAGCTCGAAGCCCACCGCCCCGCCGATCGGCTCGTAGCCGGTCTGGATGCTCTCTCCGTCCGTAACCACGACCTGGGCCAGAAAGACGGAGCCTGTTCTTTTCTCGTTGGTCACGCTGCCAAAGGAGTTCGCCGTTAATATCTCATTCGTGCCGTCCCTGTAGACGACCTTTACCTGGGAGACCTGCTTCTCGCCCCGCGCCGCCTCGTTAGCCTCGACCACCGCCCCGATCTTCCTCTCTATATCCACATCGGCGGGGTCGATCTTTATCTTTTGGGAAAAGCAGGGTTTAAGGGCCTCAAGCGTAATGTCCCCGGGGGAGTTTCCTGCCTTTGATAGTGCGCCGGAGAGGTCGTCCGCAATTGAAAGAAGAGCGGCCTCCTCCGTATCGTTGGTGTAGGCGTAGGCCGTCCTGTGGTTCTTGATGAGCCTCAGGCCCACCCCTAAGTCCCTTCCGGAGATGACCTTTTCTATCTTGTCGTCTTCGCAGATTATCGAGGTGGCGTAGCTCCTCTGGCAATAGATGTCCGCGTACTCGCCCCCGTTTTTCAAAATGGCCTTCAGGATTTTTCCTGAATCTATATTGACAAAATTACTCATATATTATACTCAACCAATCGACTTAGTAAGTCCACAAACCTAAAAAACCATCCTAATCAACCAATTAGATCAACCAAGCAATCCACCAAAACAATCCACCCACCCTCCATCTAAAATATCCCGGTGACCCCCGCCTCAATATCTGCCGGAGAAATAGTCCCTCAATATATCCGCGTGGTCGAAGGCGATGGGGGAGGGTAAAGTGTTTTCGGTGAAGACGCCGATATTCTTTGCGTCGTCGGCGGCCCTCGGCTCCCCCTTAGCCTGGGCGATAAAAACCATCGTGATAGAGTGGTGCCTCGGGTCCCTGTCGGGTAAAGAGTAGGCGTGAAACTGCCTCATAAGCTCAACATCGAGGGAAGTTTCCTCCAGCGCCTCTCGAACCGCCGCGTCCTCAAGGGACTCCCCCCAGTCGACAAAGCCGCCAGGGAGCGCCCAGCCGTGGGGGGGGTTTTTCCTCTCTATTAGGACGATCGCCCCTTCCCTCCCCTCAAGCTCGATGATAATATCGACCGTCGGAAAGGGATTTCGCCTTGTTTTCTCTCCGGTCATTTTTTAAGGCTCGCGGTTTCAAAGAAAAAAGATGGTAACACAATCGTATGAGGGTTGTCAAAGTTTTTTATCTCTTGACGGTCTCGTAGATAGAATGATATAGTCTATGTCTATGCTTGAACATGTCGGAATATATGCGGGGATTTTCGTAACCTCCTTTATAGTCGCCCTCTCCGGGGCAATAATCCCCGGGCCCCTCCTTACGGTCACGATAACCGAGAGCGCCAAGAAGGGGAGCTGGGTAGGTCCGCTCCTCATCGTCGGGCACGGAATACTGGAGCTCGTCGTCGTGATCTTGATCCTGGTTGGCCTCGGGGAATTTTTCAAGGAGGACAAAATCCTGTCCGGAGTGGCCTTCATCGGAAGCGCCGTTCTCCTCTGGATGGGGATCGGCATGATAAGGAGCGTAAAGACGATCACACTCATGGGAGAAGAGGAGAGGCTTAAGAATAGCAGTCTATCGAGGTTTCTGAAAAACCCAGTGCTGTCCGGGATTGTCGTCAGCCTCGTGAATCCCTACTGGGTCATATGGTGGTTTACTATCGGCCTTGCGTATACTTTTATGTCGATGAAGTTTGGCGCCCTGGGCATCGTCACCTTTTTCGTCGGACACATCCTCGCGGATTTTGCGTGGTACACCTTCATCTCGTCATCGGTAAGCTACGGGAAAAAGTTCTTTTCGGACAAGGTATACAGGGGGGTAGTCGGGGTGTGCGGCGTTTTGATGATGTTTTTTTCCGTCTACTTTTTCAAGGCGGGATTTGACTACCTGTTGAAGATATAAGGATTTGCATAAGGATTTGATATGGCCATAAAATTCGGCACCTCCGGATGGAGGGGGGTAATCGCGGATGACTACACCGGCTTCAACGTAAGGTGCGTGGCCCAGGCGATCGCGGAATACGTGATCAGAGAAAAGGAGGAGAAGGAGGGACTGATCGTCGGTTACGACTCCCGCTTCCTGGGTGAAAGGTTCGCCGAGTATGCGGCCCGGGTGGTGGTCGGAAACGGAGTAAGAGTCCTTTTTTCAAGAGAGGCGGTGCCTACGCCCACAATAGCCTTTGGCATCGTATCCGGAAAGGCCGCCGGCGCAATAAACATAACCGCAAGTCACAACCCCTACGACTACAACGGCATAAAGTACTCCCCGAAGTGGGGGGGGCCGG
This genomic stretch from Candidatus Zymogenus saltonus harbors:
- a CDS encoding 2-hydroxyacyl-CoA dehydratase, which gives rise to MRELMTAYYTEAKTAEIDGSKKIAWITSGGPVEPLHAMDVIPIYPENHSAMLGASKMSIEMCEVAEEMGYSRDLCSYFRGDIGSAVTKKSPIPGALPKPDFLVAANNICGTVTKWYEILSRFFDVPLFLLDTPFIHGKITKQSSEYVEAQMRELISFLEVNCGKKFDHDRFKEVAETALEGLYLWEDILATCENRPAPMSCFDAFFFIAPIVTLRGTKECNEFYRKLLAELKQRVEDNIAAVPNEKIRLLWDNIPIWTRLRDLSELFASHGACLVADTYTNAWARTKIEGDDPVKGLGNALHKAYLNIDFQQMIKEVKGLIKRFSADGFVIHSNRSCKPYSLGQFDMARTIQEELDIPTIIIEADQTDDRVFSEEQTKTRVEAFIETVTEKIKKAL
- a CDS encoding MoaD/ThiS family protein yields the protein MINVRLFGGLKQHTGGAKRIELAFEDVKSVEDILHTMRIPKGEVGQVLINGTPMESSRTFNDTVSDGDEVDFYPISAGG
- a CDS encoding aldehyde ferredoxin oxidoreductase family protein gives rise to the protein MNGGYLNKVLRVNLTEETSRVESLEDGFIRKYLGGRSLALYYLLRETAPGLDPLSEEIPIIFATGALTGNSGPAIPRYTVVTKSPLTGGLGASEAGGFWGPELKFAGYDALIVEGRAKKPVYIWIKDDAVEIKDAGKVWGLGTYEAQNLIKEEVGEKRARIAIIGPAGENLVRFANVGNELGHYNGRNGLGAVMGSKNLKAVAVRGSGKLMVFDEKRLKGIAREFAKSFKENSLGNTLFEYGTTATVEALAGFGALPTRNWDTGVFEGVENLFADVYNEKLLIGRKGCYACPIRCKRVVDVKDERFSVNSEYGGPEYETIGALGSNMGIDDLNVVAKGNELANHYGLDTISLGMTISFAAKCFEEGIITEEDTGGLRLRFGDADSFLKAIELIAKREGFGDLMAEGTARMAEKIGRGSEKFTLTVKGQEAPMHDPRTKISVGIAYATSDIGIDHMVAPHDGFFTDSESWSFNNARRLGIKEPTGLFDMTKTKVKNFAILNRYYRMIDVIGCCCFGFAPRGPMDIETFLDMINAITGWDTDFEELLKCGERSLTMSRIYNFREGFTEKDDTLPKKFYEKMADGPYKGKLAIDGDKFAELVRLFYEDLNWEGETGRPTKEAVESLGLSDLI
- a CDS encoding metallophosphoesterase family protein gives rise to the protein MRIAVISDVHGNLPALKVFFDHIDKLKIDRTLCLGDLVGYNPWPNECVGMVREGGIPTIMGNHDRVASGIEEPDHFNLAAKRAILWTREALSGDKRDWLSKLPERLLVNNQIVLVHGSPSNPNEYIFSADSAIYNMEFMTEQFGVSLCFFGHTHVVAAYSLKSKEVSFLEGDTINIEDEVQYLINPGSIGQPRDGDPRAAFLIFDEEEKRVEFHRFPYDIDRVYKAIIDTGQDEFLGKRLYLGR
- a CDS encoding acetate--CoA ligase family protein → MDIIKKAVKEGQKSLSEHESKLFLKSYGITVTKEELASSPEEAIKIAKEIGYPVVLKGNSPELTHKTEMNVVELNLSNDDEVRAAYDRIMKTGVVPKGGILVQEMIKGQRELVIGLTRDPQFGPCVMFGLGGIYTEILKDVSFRVAPLTEYDAMQMMEEISAKKILDEFRGKPAVNKKLLAEALISVGKIGLEHEAVKEIDINPLIILGDKPIAVDALVILGNGKDK
- a CDS encoding 3-keto-5-aminohexanoate cleavage protein translates to MNPDILTDKKVIITAAITGGIHGKPMNPNIPEQPEEQAQAALDCYNAGAAVLHLHVRGPDGFNTADLNIYNKALSLIGEKSPIIRQIGNGIGAYIDEKGEIRVANLDQRLGLLTISPQAEMHTINAGTFEFRTKYGSSTFENPLWFNEKYVTGLNEQGIGVEVEVYDISHIANIMELVEKGILKTPVHFSFVMGIMGGIPPDPRHIMTLLNEIPEGSTWQVITIGRYQLRMTVMAMTMGGNIRTGMEDNIYYSRGVLAESNAQLVERMVRIARDLGREPATVEEAKVMLGLK
- a CDS encoding TldD/PmbA family protein translates to MSNFVNIDSGKILKAILKNGGEYADIYCQRSYATSIICEDDKIEKVISGRDLGVGLRLIKNHRTAYAYTNDTEEAALLSIADDLSGALSKAGNSPGDITLEALKPCFSQKIKIDPADVDIERKIGAVVEANEAARGEKQVSQVKVVYRDGTNEILTANSFGSVTNEKRTGSVFLAQVVVTDGESIQTGYEPIGGAVGFELFDERSPAEVALIAANRARLMLKADRAPGGTMTVVLSSEAGGTMIHEAVGHGLEADLASKKLSVYSGRLGEKVASELITVIDDSTIPNKRGSFLFDDEGTPSSKTILVDGGTLVSFMYDNLSAIREGKESTGNGRRESYRQKPIPRMTNTMIAPGKSDPKEILSSVNRGLLVKKMGGGQVNTVNGQFVFEVSEGYMIEGGVVGPPVRGAILTGSGPQVLMEIDMVGNDLGYGIGTCGKDGQGVPVSDAQPTLRIPSITLGGKV
- a CDS encoding NUDIX hydrolase, with the protein product MTGEKTRRNPFPTVDIIIELEGREGAIVLIERKNPPHGWALPGGFVDWGESLEDAAVREALEETSLDVELMRQFHAYSLPDRDPRHHSITMVFIAQAKGEPRAADDAKNIGVFTENTLPSPIAFDHADILRDYFSGRY
- a CDS encoding LysE family transporter, encoding MSMLEHVGIYAGIFVTSFIVALSGAIIPGPLLTVTITESAKKGSWVGPLLIVGHGILELVVVILILVGLGEFFKEDKILSGVAFIGSAVLLWMGIGMIRSVKTITLMGEEERLKNSSLSRFLKNPVLSGIVVSLVNPYWVIWWFTIGLAYTFMSMKFGALGIVTFFVGHILADFAWYTFISSSVSYGKKFFSDKVYRGVVGVCGVLMMFFSVYFFKAGFDYLLKI